One window of Candidatus Marinarcus aquaticus genomic DNA carries:
- the ccoN gene encoding cytochrome-c oxidase, cbb3-type subunit I: MQNGAQIEYDYSVAKAFTFSTILFGIIGMVIGVVLAFQMAYPELNYLAGEYGTFSRLRPLHTNGVAFGFCLSGIFATWYYVAQRVLKVSLKESPFLMGVAKLHFILYFITILLAVVTLFMGITTSKEYAELEWPLDLLVVVWWVLWGISIFGLIGIRRERTLYISIWYYIASFLTVAMLYLFNNMEVPTALVSGYGDWYHSVSMYAGSNDALVEWWYGHNAVGFVFTVPIIAMIYYFLPKESGQNVYSYKLSILAFWGLLFVYLWAGGHHLIYSTVPDWMQTMGSVMSVILILPSWGSAINMLLTMKGEWQQLQTNPLIKFMILASTFYMLSTIEGPIQSIKSVNAIAHFTDWIPGHVHDGTLGWVVFMIMAAVFHMVPRMYKRELYSKSMMDTQFWLQTTAIVLYFTSMWIAGITQGMMWRAYDEYGSLVYSFIDTVNVLHPYYVIRAIGGLLYLVGVFMFAYNIYKTATAGRILDKEPANATPMAA, translated from the coding sequence ATGCAAAACGGTGCACAAATTGAGTACGATTACTCAGTTGCAAAAGCGTTTACGTTTTCAACAATTCTGTTTGGTATCATCGGTATGGTAATTGGGGTGGTTTTAGCATTCCAAATGGCATATCCTGAGCTAAATTATTTGGCAGGAGAGTATGGTACTTTCTCAAGATTAAGACCTTTACACACCAATGGTGTTGCTTTTGGTTTTTGTCTTAGTGGTATCTTCGCTACATGGTATTATGTGGCGCAAAGAGTTCTGAAGGTTTCTTTAAAAGAATCTCCATTCTTAATGGGTGTTGCGAAGCTTCACTTCATTTTATACTTCATTACTATTCTTTTAGCGGTTGTTACACTTTTTATGGGTATCACAACTTCAAAAGAGTATGCTGAATTAGAATGGCCTTTAGACTTGCTGGTTGTTGTTTGGTGGGTACTTTGGGGTATCTCAATTTTTGGTTTAATTGGAATTAGAAGAGAGAGAACTCTTTATATTTCTATTTGGTATTATATTGCTTCGTTTTTAACAGTTGCAATGTTATATTTATTTAATAATATGGAAGTTCCTACTGCCTTAGTATCTGGATATGGTGATTGGTATCACTCAGTATCTATGTATGCTGGTTCAAATGATGCTCTAGTTGAGTGGTGGTATGGACACAACGCGGTTGGTTTCGTATTTACTGTTCCAATTATTGCAATGATCTACTACTTTTTACCAAAAGAGTCTGGACAAAATGTTTATTCTTATAAACTTTCAATTTTAGCATTCTGGGGATTACTGTTTGTATACCTTTGGGCTGGTGGACACCACTTGATCTATTCAACGGTTCCTGACTGGATGCAAACGATGGGTTCTGTTATGTCTGTTATTCTTATTTTACCATCATGGGGATCGGCAATTAATATGCTTTTAACTATGAAGGGTGAGTGGCAACAACTACAAACAAATCCTTTGATTAAATTCATGATTTTAGCTTCAACATTCTATATGTTATCTACTATTGAAGGACCAATTCAATCTATTAAATCAGTTAATGCAATTGCGCACTTTACTGACTGGATTCCAGGTCACGTACATGATGGTACTTTAGGATGGGTTGTATTTATGATTATGGCAGCAGTGTTCCACATGGTTCCTAGAATGTATAAACGCGAACTATATTCTAAATCAATGATGGATACTCAATTCTGGTTACAAACTACAGCAATTGTACTTTACTTTACGTCTATGTGGATTGCAGGTATTACTCAAGGTATGATGTGGAGAGCATATGATGAATATGGTTCATTGGTATACTCATTCATCGATACAGTTAATGTATTACATCCTTATTATGTGATTAGAGCTATTGGTGGGTTATTGTATTTAGTTGGTGTATTTATGTTTGCATACAATATTTACAAAACTGCAACAGCTGGTAGAATTTTAGATAAAGAACCAGCAAATGCTACGCCTATGGCAGCTTAA